The following DNA comes from Tachypleus tridentatus isolate NWPU-2018 chromosome 9, ASM421037v1, whole genome shotgun sequence.
caacttgaaaggttattaatattaggctaataaatttgtatttaaatgaaattgctatttcatttgatttcatttcattaaagtGAAATCACCAAAATGTGCATgacatttgatttcatttcatttaaatacaaaattattagcctaatattaataacctttcaagttgctctggggcctattaggccccactttttgtaggagtgttaaaatgtACTGAGAGTGGTTTCCTCAgccattttaatatgtaaaaagaTTACTGCATTCTTGGAAGATTTCAAGGATGTAGGTTGTGCCTTTAGTGTCCTCAATACATACATCAtagttactaagtttaataaattatagcgAAATTCTATCGTATCACTACAGTCAATGATTTGTTggttaaactgtatatataaaacctaaaacaaattcTTTGATATCCTctatatgcaaaattttaaaaggcttaggaGCCCATATCTAGCACCAACCACATTCAAAGATCAAAGTTAgaagataattatttgctttactttttgttctatattttaagaaaaaaaataagtttataatttatttctaaatagtaataatctatatacacaatgtataataactgaaatatgattgtatattacacaataattcagtaaaatacAGTCAAgaataaagtttcattttttttgttactgGGTTAATGACATGTGTATGCAAttttagctaggcatgactggaaaggTTGAAATGTCTGGCTGTGTCTGTACGCATACAAATATATAGCATTTTAAGACTttagctacttagactaaacatttgtatgtgttatttctagTGATTCTAatacaaaaaagtataatttatatttatttcctaattttttaattaacactTAACCAGTTTCCTAattggttaagtgacagaccctACATAGTAGAGCAGAgaacataacaaaatgtaaagtcttactgaaaacaaacatttggaatgtacttacaaatttcaaatattatttatgtaatgtcTAAAACTTCCTAAGTTCTAagcaatttatataaataaatttgcaCTCAAACAGTACTTGATGAAGTAcctccccctttttttttttaaataggattTTACTTCCATATTCCAAAGCTGGCAATTTGGTGGAAGCACCCTGTTAAAAGAAACATCTAATTCAAAATAGCAAGAAAAAGCAAATATCAACATTTCAGTTGAAACCAAAATGCTtcatgaaattttattaattacctTTTAGAAATAAGCACTTATCTTCTTGCACATGTTACAAGTTCACAGATAAGATGAATAAATGAACACTTTTTgggaaatatttacaagaaactgCCTGAAAAATAATCTAACCGTAACAATCTGTCCCCAAAGTATTATTTATTCATACCTATTATCAACAACTTACTTGCACATTCTACCCAATACATGTTACaagaaaataacatttctgaATTACAACTGCATTTACTTTATTTGTAGAGCTGTTCTCATTAGttaactgaaaatgaaaaaaacaaacaaaaaactttgagTTATGTAGGTAACACCaaccaaaaaaatataaaacatgacatAAAGCCATgtatatagattttattttaacacagAGTGCAAccacacaataaacaaaatactttatccCACTCTGGGACTCTACCAATACATTACCATGCTTTTTATAAGAACTTCTGTCTGCATGGAAACAATTAATACTCTAAAACTATCATTTAATTTGTATCACCTTCAATAACATTTCTAATTTTGTAACATGAAAAGTTTTTTCTCTTGAGATGGTTTGTTCTAGCTAATTATTTCCTGCTTGATACAACTAAATCatatacaaaatttgttttagacCAAGAAAGTCACTTTACTGAACACTGTTTGAAGTATCCATGAAAAGCTCTTATAATTGCTGACACCTCTGCAATTAAAGAATCATTCCCCCTCTTcctaaaacatgttttaaatcaCTATATTCATACACTACCTTGAAATGAGGCTTCATCTACCTATATACATATAGTTCAATATAGGCTCTGCATAGAACCTAGgatttaaagaaatatagaaaactgCATCACTGTAAGAGATGTTTATTGCAATTTCTTTGCAAAACTTGTACATCAAGATagcaataaaaacagtttaattttgaaattacaaactaaacatcaaaattccttttttttttgttttgttaacagaACCTGTCAAAAACAGCCTTCCTGTAAAAGATtcaatttcagtttgttttttcagtatGGAAAGCATGTAATAACGTAATATCAGTGCTCATGAGCACTGCATATTTGCTAATGTACACAATTTCAATGAAAGCCctttataaattacttacatttagtCTCAGATGCATGTATCATCCTCATGCCTGATACTGGcaataaagtaataaaaccaaATGTGACCCATTtctaagaaaatgaaaatgtatgaTTTAATGTCAGAAGtaactgaattatggaaaaaaaaacaacctgaaaAACGGAGCATTTACTTACAAATGAATAAGAGTTCAACTGAAAATATACACTGATTTGgaaataatacataaactataatacaataataaattttcttgTTGCCAACTTGGTCACATTTGTTCCAGATACTTGAtgacaatatattaaaaacaaaattttggtattaaaacaatttacttGTTAAACTGTGGACTTGTCATTTTAAATGAACTAATagctgatttgtttgttttatgaacacTAAAATTTGTTACTGTGCAATACACTAAAATAATATGCCCAATGCTATCTAAGTTTGTGACAATTGCATGTAAAAATCCAATGGCTGAAACCTCAAATGACTATAAATTGTGAACTTTTCATAATGTATGTTGAAAATTACTTAAGACAAAAATGCTATTGTGAGCATCATATAATTACACTAATTAGAATAATCACTTTGTCAAAAGTACATTTGCTTAGTTTGGACCAATTAAATGGCACAAAGAACATCATCCTTTCAATCCACACATGACATCATCTGAAAAACAAGTGTGAACTCTCAGGATAACAAAAGTACACACTCATTCACACACACAGTTCTTTAATGTAAATGgaattattattaaacttcatGAAAAATAACACTCATCAAAACTAAAGGTGATTAGTTCAAATTGACCATGATGTTAATTTAAATTCATCCTTGTACATTTAAGTTTGACAGAACGTAGAATATGGTTTCCATAACACTACAACACAGGAAAAAATAGCCAtaaaatgcaaaagaaaaaacaagtgactaaatttaataaactgtaaattGAAGACTCTTTAAAGAACTGCATATCAGCTTTAAATAAAGCTAACTTATGAACaaagttttgtataaaacttCAGATAATCATATAGTCTTaattacatacatagatataCATGCATGGTTTCATGGTTTACGGTAAATACAGAACAATCTAACATACCATAATAACAGGTACAGCTGAGAAATGTTGTGGAAAGTACTTTTAATGGAAACATTTTCCTAAGTCTTTGATATCACCATCAGGGTAATAAATTCTCCCTGAAATTCAAATTTCTAAATTGGTTACATGACTAATTTGCAAATTACTAAAGGTTGATTGGATGATCTATTTTGTATAACATACTCaatgaaatagcatgaaaaatCTTGAATGCAGACGTTTGCGTGTGTATATGTATAATCTTTATCTAGATATAGTACATTACGAACTCAAGGGTCCAATTAGTAAATCTGTTAAATTCttcaagtaataataatgtttataagtttaaagCACACAATGAAGAAGAGAAGACGAGACCAATTTCACAACAACCCTGCAAAACTAAGTCACTGATGTGAGGGTAAACTGAATGAATTTCACGATAAAGTGAATACCGATGCCACTACATCACGATGATGTCATTAACGTATGGTTACAAAACTGTTTTGACGAGCTCTCTTTGCTTCCTCTCCACTGATTTGTTGTTCAATGAGATAATGGGCAGTGCTGACAGTAGATGGAGGGccagttattgttacaatacGATTACGTGTTCCAGGTGCAAATATACCTTTTTTGGATATTTGAATGTTAGCTCCACTTAGTCGCTGGATTTCCAAAAGGGACTTCCCACCAGGGCCTAAAATGGCACcaacaatattttcacaaacttcaACTTCTATTTTGGCTGTTTCTCCCTGCTGATCATCTGTTGATGGGCTTTTGTGTATTGCAGAAGGACCAGAATTCAAACATGTTCCAAGACCAAAAGAGTTGTTGTTAATTGGCAGATTAGAAGTATTTGGAGATCCTAGCACAGGAGAGTTGCGTTGGAATGGGTCAAAAGCTGTGGAACCATCACCTTGAAAGTGAAATCTTTCATTGGATCTACTAACAGATGGTGAAGAAAAACCAGGAAACATACCAACACTTGACATACCTGTACTCATGTTTCCTCCCAATGGTCCAAATATGTTTGATCCTCCAGTTAAGGGACCTGAAGTGGTTACTGCACTACAAGCAATATCCATTTCTGGCAAGCCTGTACATGATGTAAACATATTTTGGTTAGGTATATTTCCAGGAGGAATGGGGCAGGTAGCAGGAGCAGAGGAACCTATCCCACCCATCACTGTAGCACCATTCATGCTATTAAACATCGCACCTAAGCCTAACCCTAGTACTCCATAATTTGCAAGAGTGTTCATTGCAGTCGTAATCTCAGCTGTCGCCTGTTCAGAGTATCCATTTCCTCGTAAGATAAGTTTGATATTATCTATACCCTGAGTAATATTACTATTAGGAACTCCACGTGATCCCATACCTGCTGAAAATGGCATAATACTAGCTGTACTTCCCGTTCCCTGGGAACTTCCAAAGTTATTGTTCATTGTTGGACTAATACTACTGAGACTTCCACTTGAACTGTAGCTTGTGTTATTGTTACTTAATCCACCATTTCCTTGACCACAACTTGAAGAAGCATATGGTGACCCTGTAGGATTAAAATTGGCTACTGGACCAGAAATATCTGCATAACTAACATTAAGACAACTGCCACTTTGAGGATCTTCAGCAATTTTGGCCAATATCAAATTAAAAGCTGTCTTATTGTTCTCCGTTTCTCCTATTACTGTTATACATCTCTCAGCCAGGGCATGATCATGTGATTTCTGTGATATCTGAACGTACGCACCACTTTCTTCCTTTATTTGTTTGATGTAGCTTCCGCCTTTCCCAATAATCATCCCCGCAGTACTATTAGGAACTAATATTTTGATCTGAGAGAAAAACAGGCAGAATTATGAACTAGAAACATTTAAAGCATTCTAATAGAAATTgctgttcttttttgttttaacccttaaactgcaaccatcatcaattgatgttgTTGCTTAAGGGTTAACAGATTAATGTTCAAATACTTTTGGTAGTTATATTACAGATATTTAAAACACTCAATTTCATTTACCAATATTTACCCAAATAATTTCTACCCATCACAACAAACTGGAAATGTTCTTAAGATGTATAATTAAtatctaaacaatgtttgtttttcaatcacTATTACAAAAACTTATAATAAGAGTCAACCAATAAGACTTCTTAGATAATTATTTGTTGAACATTTCTTATATCTTACCTGTTTCTCTCGTTCAGCTGGCTGTTTGTGGTCAAAATCTATTGCCATTTTTGCATTAGGATCTGGTTTTTCTTTGATTTTCTCTGTGATAAATTCATGTATCATAGTGATGCCTTCTAAACTGCCCGTAATAAGACAGACTCGTTCTGTTGTACCTAGTTTTGTAGAATACCGAGTTACTTTCAGAAGCATAAAACAATGGATTACTACCTGGAAtaggtatttatatttttaagtaatgaCTAAACAATAGATTTTTTATACACATAAGCACAGGAACATATTGGCTTAATTGGGCTGGGGTCCAACGagaagttttactttatttaatttaagCAATAtctatatttgaattttttttttttttttttttttattactatcacCAAACATCCTGCTACACtatctctctcacacacacacacacacacacacacacacacttgtgaCTGTAGCCCTACTAATATTTTCTCTTCCGATGCTGTGCTTATATATTTCTAATGTCTTCtgtttttatgaataatattagttcagtatgatttattttgttttccaacacTTAAAATACactgatttgtaaaacaaaagtcCACAGAAGAGTAATagtttgtgataaatatttaaaatggtacACGGGATGTGTGCACACTGATATTGTAAcagttatattcaaatattttatgcatCGTTTAATTATACCCTCATATATTTTCTTCTCTAAGAAATATACATCAAGTTCACTACAATCTCTTGTAACAACATTAGAAGGTTGAAAAATTCTATGTACTCTCTCACtttcaaaacatacatacaaaaaacATCATCAGCCTACAACAGACTTCATATTTTTGATGTAATATTGGCCTGtaaaaatgttctaaaaatatataattaatatttaaagaccACACACCAGCTAATACTCAAAAGCAGTTAATTCTAGCTTAAACCAACAGGCATATATTTTAAAAGGAGTTTAGTGTAATATTGTAGTACCAAAACTTACTCTATTTTAACAATGTCACATACTATTTATGCAATAAGACACATGTACCCAACATTTCTacatgaaaaaaaacaccaacagcagataatacaaaaaaacagttttacaagtattcaagttacaataatttattaatgagaTATAAGCCAGGATTAAGGGTGGGTTTATTATGACCAAAGCCAAAAAACTTTTGATCTGGGTGATATCCCagctaaataattaaaaaaaaaaaaaaaattgggtaAGGCTAAAATCTCAACTGTAAATATACATTGGAATATGAAATAAAAGGAAATTTAGTAACATCCAACCCTCCTCTGTGAACTACAAGCTGGtaattcagaattatttttagttaattcaCATTTCTTCAAATAAACAGTATTTAGAAGTTTCATCACTTACACAAGCTCAAAGAACTGACTGCTCCAACAACCTCTCAGATTCTATGGTTAACCAAAAAAAATATGCTGCTGATTTTTAATTTCTACACTTATACTTTTCTAAGAAAGTTCTGTAAAATTATACAAACCTGGATAAAAATCATTTGCTTTGGACATCTTAATTCGAGCACCTGA
Coding sequences within:
- the LOC143226541 gene encoding RNA-binding protein Pasilla-like isoform X3; the encoded protein is MFHCDFSAVVANGTYHFKILVPSVAAGAIIGKGGETIAQLQNESGARIKMSKANDFYPGTTERVCLITGSLEGITMIHEFITEKIKEKPDPNAKMAIDFDHKQPAEREKQIKILVPNSTAGMIIGKGGSYIKQIKEESGAYVQISQKSHDHALAERCITVIGETENNKTAFNLILAKIAEDPQSGSCLNVSYADISGPVANFNPTGSPYASSSCGQGNGGLSNNNTSYSSSGSLSSISPTMNNNFGSSQGTGSTASIMPFSAGMGSRGVPNSNITQGIDNIKLILRGNGYSEQATAEITTAMNTLANYGVLGLGLGAMFNSMNGATVMGGIGSSAPATCPIPPGNIPNQNMFTSCTGLPEMDIACSAVTTSGPLTGGSNIFGPLGGNMSTGMSSVGMFPGFSSPSVSRSNERFHFQGDGSTAFDPFQRNSPVLGSPNTSNLPINNNSFGLGTCLNSGPSAIHKSPSTDDQQGETAKIEVEVCENIVGAILGPGGKSLLEIQRLSGANIQISKKGIFAPGTRNRIVTITGPPSTVSTAHYLIEQQISGEEAKRARQNSFVTIR
- the LOC143226541 gene encoding RNA-binding protein Pasilla-like isoform X2 — translated: MLPGRRIAWQSANGTYHFKILVPSVAAGAIIGKGGETIAQLQNESGARIKMSKANDFYPGTTERVCLITGSLEGITMIHEFITEKIKEKPDPNAKMAIDFDHKQPAEREKQIKILVPNSTAGMIIGKGGSYIKQIKEESGAYVQISQKSHDHALAERCITVIGETENNKTAFNLILAKIAEDPQSGSCLNVSYADISGPVANFNPTGSPYASSSCGQGNGGLSNNNTSYSSSGSLSSISPTMNNNFGSSQGTGSTASIMPFSAGMGSRGVPNSNITQGIDNIKLILRGNGYSEQATAEITTAMNTLANYGVLGLGLGAMFNSMNGATVMGGIGSSAPATCPIPPGNIPNQNMFTSCTGLPEMDIACSAVTTSGPLTGGSNIFGPLGGNMSTGMSSVGMFPGFSSPSVSRSNERFHFQGDGSTAFDPFQRNSPVLGSPNTSNLPINNNSFGLGTCLNSGPSAIHKSPSTDDQQGETAKIEVEVCENIVGAILGPGGKSLLEIQRLSGANIQISKKGIFAPGTRNRIVTITGPPSTVSTAHYLIEQQISGEEAKRARQNSFVTIR
- the LOC143226541 gene encoding RNA-binding protein Pasilla-like isoform X1, with amino-acid sequence MVTSSLTSEDRRFEQKMATSIGVNGCRDSDISDTRKRPLDSELDICVIKRSNQTGANGTYHFKILVPSVAAGAIIGKGGETIAQLQNESGARIKMSKANDFYPGTTERVCLITGSLEGITMIHEFITEKIKEKPDPNAKMAIDFDHKQPAEREKQIKILVPNSTAGMIIGKGGSYIKQIKEESGAYVQISQKSHDHALAERCITVIGETENNKTAFNLILAKIAEDPQSGSCLNVSYADISGPVANFNPTGSPYASSSCGQGNGGLSNNNTSYSSSGSLSSISPTMNNNFGSSQGTGSTASIMPFSAGMGSRGVPNSNITQGIDNIKLILRGNGYSEQATAEITTAMNTLANYGVLGLGLGAMFNSMNGATVMGGIGSSAPATCPIPPGNIPNQNMFTSCTGLPEMDIACSAVTTSGPLTGGSNIFGPLGGNMSTGMSSVGMFPGFSSPSVSRSNERFHFQGDGSTAFDPFQRNSPVLGSPNTSNLPINNNSFGLGTCLNSGPSAIHKSPSTDDQQGETAKIEVEVCENIVGAILGPGGKSLLEIQRLSGANIQISKKGIFAPGTRNRIVTITGPPSTVSTAHYLIEQQISGEEAKRARQNSFVTIR
- the LOC143226541 gene encoding RNA-binding protein Pasilla-like isoform X4; this translates as MSKANDFYPGTTERVCLITGSLEGITMIHEFITEKIKEKPDPNAKMAIDFDHKQPAEREKQIKILVPNSTAGMIIGKGGSYIKQIKEESGAYVQISQKSHDHALAERCITVIGETENNKTAFNLILAKIAEDPQSGSCLNVSYADISGPVANFNPTGSPYASSSCGQGNGGLSNNNTSYSSSGSLSSISPTMNNNFGSSQGTGSTASIMPFSAGMGSRGVPNSNITQGIDNIKLILRGNGYSEQATAEITTAMNTLANYGVLGLGLGAMFNSMNGATVMGGIGSSAPATCPIPPGNIPNQNMFTSCTGLPEMDIACSAVTTSGPLTGGSNIFGPLGGNMSTGMSSVGMFPGFSSPSVSRSNERFHFQGDGSTAFDPFQRNSPVLGSPNTSNLPINNNSFGLGTCLNSGPSAIHKSPSTDDQQGETAKIEVEVCENIVGAILGPGGKSLLEIQRLSGANIQISKKGIFAPGTRNRIVTITGPPSTVSTAHYLIEQQISGEEAKRARQNSFVTIR